One Bosea sp. 685 DNA segment encodes these proteins:
- a CDS encoding amino acid ABC transporter permease gives MNYRWNWSILLQEPYTEWLWSGLQWTVAISLVSWAIALSVGLVVGVVRSLPSGILRMIAGIYIDVFRNIPPLVQLFLWYFVLPEIVPETIGLWIKRDLPYPEFVTAVVAIGLFAGSRVAEQVRAGIEAVGNHLMPAALATGLRPMQAFRLVVVPLGLRAIVGPLTSEFLVTVKLSSLSLTIGVLELTAQSRHIENYTFQGLEAFTVATIGYLVIGLCVTGLMRLIDDRVGGAALRKAGS, from the coding sequence ATGAACTATCGCTGGAACTGGTCCATCCTGCTGCAGGAGCCCTATACGGAGTGGCTCTGGAGCGGCTTGCAATGGACCGTTGCGATCAGCCTCGTCAGCTGGGCCATTGCGCTCTCGGTCGGCCTCGTCGTCGGCGTGGTCCGCAGCCTGCCGAGCGGCATTCTTCGGATGATCGCCGGCATCTATATCGACGTCTTCCGCAACATCCCGCCGCTGGTCCAGCTCTTCCTGTGGTATTTCGTCCTGCCGGAGATCGTGCCGGAGACCATCGGCCTCTGGATCAAGCGGGATCTACCCTATCCTGAATTCGTCACCGCCGTGGTCGCGATCGGGCTGTTTGCGGGCTCGCGGGTCGCCGAGCAGGTCCGTGCCGGCATCGAAGCCGTCGGCAATCATCTGATGCCGGCTGCGCTGGCGACGGGCTTACGTCCGATGCAGGCGTTCCGGCTGGTCGTGGTGCCGCTGGGCCTGCGCGCCATCGTCGGGCCGCTGACCTCGGAGTTCCTGGTCACGGTCAAGCTGTCGTCGCTGAGCCTGACGATCGGCGTGCTCGAACTGACGGCACAGAGCCGCCATATCGAGAACTACACCTTCCAGGGCCTGGAAGCCTTCACCGTGGCCACCATCGGCTACCTCGTCATCGGGCTCTGCGTCACCGGCCTGATGCGCCTGATCGACGACAGGGTCGGCGGCGCAGCCCTGCGCAAGGCCGGCTCATGA
- a CDS encoding MaoC family dehydratase has translation MSGRELPPGEYWFEDLEEGDRYQTGFLVVTEAHIVSFAGLSGDFFDIHMDDDFARSQGFPARVAHGLLGLALTDGLKNRASVRIMAIASLGWNWRFRAPIFAGDRIGAQIRVAGKRLSSKGQGIVTLAFEVVKRGGEIAQEGETTLLTRLRPQASERSP, from the coding sequence ATGAGCGGCAGAGAGCTTCCCCCGGGCGAATACTGGTTCGAGGACCTTGAGGAGGGCGATCGCTACCAGACCGGCTTCCTGGTCGTGACCGAGGCGCATATCGTCTCCTTTGCCGGCCTCTCCGGCGATTTCTTCGACATCCACATGGATGATGACTTCGCCCGCTCGCAGGGCTTTCCGGCCAGGGTCGCCCATGGCCTGCTCGGCCTGGCGCTGACCGACGGGCTGAAGAACCGGGCCTCGGTGCGCATCATGGCAATCGCCTCGCTCGGCTGGAACTGGCGCTTCAGGGCCCCGATCTTCGCGGGCGACCGCATCGGCGCGCAAATCCGCGTCGCCGGCAAGCGCCTGTCCAGCAAGGGCCAAGGCATCGTCACGCTGGCTTTCGAAGTGGTGAAACGCGGCGGCGAGATCGCCCAGGAAGGCGAAACCACGCTCCTCACCCGCCTGCGCCCTCAAGCCTCGGAACGGTCGCCCTGA
- a CDS encoding MFS transporter encodes MNLNSPVSVSQRAAMPVLIALSTTHLLNDMMQSLIPAIYPIIKTAYALDFGQIGLITLTFQIAASLLQPLVGAYTDKHPMPYSMVAGMGFTLAGLIGLAYAGSYPLLLLAAACVGIGSSIFHPEATRMARSASGGQHGLAQGIFQLGGQTGGALGPLLAAFVIVPRGQTSLAWFSAAALLAMILMTWTAGRHAQLRSQQAAAPVAVKLASVAGPPTRRVASVVLPITILVILLFSKNAYSQSFSSFYTFYLIGKFGVSVQTSQVMLFLFLVASAAGAVGGGMLGDKIGRNKIIWFSILGALPFTLMLPFANLFWTGVLTVVINLIMSSAFAAILIYAMELLPGRVGLIGGLFYGLSFGLGGVAAAMLGELADWVGIETVYRICAFLPAIGLLAWFLPKMTEHPAR; translated from the coding sequence ATGAATCTCAATAGTCCGGTCAGCGTCTCACAGCGCGCCGCCATGCCCGTGCTGATCGCGCTCAGCACGACCCATCTGCTCAACGACATGATGCAGTCGCTGATCCCGGCGATCTATCCGATCATCAAGACCGCCTATGCGCTGGATTTCGGGCAGATCGGGCTGATCACCCTGACCTTCCAGATCGCGGCGTCGCTGCTGCAGCCGCTCGTCGGAGCCTATACCGACAAGCACCCGATGCCCTATTCGATGGTCGCCGGCATGGGCTTCACGCTCGCCGGGCTGATCGGGCTCGCCTATGCCGGCAGCTATCCGCTGCTCCTGCTGGCGGCGGCCTGCGTCGGCATCGGCTCTTCGATCTTCCATCCCGAGGCGACGCGGATGGCACGCAGTGCGTCCGGCGGGCAGCACGGGTTGGCGCAGGGCATCTTCCAGCTCGGCGGGCAGACCGGCGGCGCGCTCGGGCCGCTGCTGGCGGCGTTCGTGATCGTGCCGCGCGGCCAGACCAGCCTCGCCTGGTTCTCGGCCGCGGCGCTCCTCGCGATGATCCTGATGACCTGGACCGCCGGGCGCCATGCTCAGTTGCGGAGCCAGCAGGCGGCCGCTCCGGTCGCGGTCAAGCTGGCGTCGGTGGCCGGGCCGCCGACCCGCCGCGTCGCGAGCGTCGTCCTGCCGATCACGATCCTGGTCATCCTGCTGTTTTCCAAGAACGCCTATTCGCAGAGCTTCAGCTCGTTCTACACCTTCTACCTGATCGGGAAGTTCGGTGTTTCCGTGCAGACCTCCCAGGTGATGCTGTTCCTCTTCCTGGTGGCCTCGGCGGCCGGGGCGGTCGGCGGCGGCATGCTGGGCGACAAGATCGGCCGTAACAAGATCATCTGGTTCTCGATCCTGGGGGCGCTGCCCTTCACGCTGATGCTGCCTTTCGCCAACCTGTTCTGGACCGGCGTGCTGACGGTTGTGATCAACCTGATCATGTCGAGCGCTTTCGCGGCGATCCTGATCTACGCGATGGAGCTTCTGCCCGGCCGCGTTGGATTGATCGGTGGCCTGTTCTACGGGCTGTCCTTCGGTCTCGGCGGAGTCGCCGCTGCCATGCTGGGCGAACTTGCCGACTGGGTCGGCATCGAGACCGTCTACCGGATCTGCGCGTTCCTGCCGGCGATCGGCCTGCTGGCCTGGTTCCTGCCGAAGATGACGGAGCATCCGGCGCGATAA
- a CDS encoding dihydrodipicolinate synthase family protein produces the protein MITLALPRADRSLERFALPDPVRWDTARPGETLARAVLSAAHVVADPLADIAPMREIAIDFDATQRFREHLWDLGLGVAEAMDTAQRGMGLDWPSAKILIRNTLASARQRPDAVVFSGVGTEQLTPEDATIESVIAAYLEQLSYVQGLGGRVILMASRALARAARSPADYARVYARVLSEADQPVILHWLGDMFDPALAGYWGGRDIDAAMDSCLGMIADNAGRIAGIKISLLDKGLEIAMRRRLPEGVAMYTGDDFNYPELITGDAQGFSHALLGIFDPIAPIASAALKALTQGGVAPFRDILDPTVELSRELFQPPTQYYKTGVVLLAYLGGHQEHFTMLGAQQGARSVLHLARVFRHAATLGLFLDPDRAAQRMGHVLALHGVA, from the coding sequence ATGATCACGCTCGCTCTTCCCCGCGCAGACCGCTCTCTGGAACGCTTCGCCCTGCCCGATCCTGTCCGCTGGGACACCGCCCGTCCCGGCGAAACGCTGGCGCGCGCCGTCCTCTCGGCCGCCCATGTCGTCGCCGATCCGCTGGCCGATATCGCGCCGATGCGCGAGATCGCGATCGATTTCGACGCGACACAGCGCTTCCGCGAGCATCTCTGGGATCTCGGCCTCGGCGTCGCCGAGGCGATGGATACCGCCCAGCGCGGCATGGGGCTGGATTGGCCCTCCGCGAAAATCCTGATCCGCAACACCCTCGCTAGCGCCCGCCAGCGGCCCGACGCAGTGGTCTTCTCAGGCGTCGGGACCGAACAACTCACGCCCGAGGACGCGACGATCGAGAGCGTCATCGCCGCCTATCTCGAGCAGTTGTCCTATGTCCAGGGTCTCGGCGGGCGCGTCATCCTGATGGCGAGCCGGGCTCTCGCCCGGGCGGCACGATCCCCCGCCGATTATGCCCGCGTCTATGCCCGCGTCCTCTCCGAGGCGGACCAGCCGGTAATCCTGCACTGGCTCGGCGACATGTTCGATCCGGCGCTCGCCGGCTATTGGGGCGGTCGCGACATCGATGCCGCGATGGATTCCTGCCTCGGCATGATCGCCGACAATGCCGGCAGGATCGCCGGCATCAAGATCTCGCTCCTCGACAAGGGGCTCGAGATCGCGATGCGCCGCCGCCTCCCTGAGGGCGTCGCGATGTATACCGGCGATGACTTCAACTATCCCGAACTGATCACGGGAGACGCGCAGGGCTTCAGCCACGCCTTGCTCGGCATCTTCGATCCGATCGCACCCATCGCATCGGCCGCCCTCAAGGCCTTGACGCAAGGCGGCGTCGCGCCCTTCCGGGACATCCTCGACCCGACCGTGGAACTCTCACGCGAATTATTCCAGCCTCCGACGCAGTATTACAAGACCGGCGTCGTCCTGCTCGCTTACCTCGGCGGCCATCAGGAGCATTTCACCATGCTCGGTGCCCAGCAGGGCGCCCGCTCGGTGCTGCATCTCGCTCGCGTCTTCCGTCACGCCGCGACACTCGGCCTGTTCTTGGACCCCGACCGGGCGGCGCAGCGGATGGGGCATGTCCTCGCCCTCCATGGCGTCGCCTGA
- a CDS encoding amino acid ABC transporter ATP-binding protein → MIVLEDVHKSYGKQKILRGCSASVKLGEVVVVCGPSGSGKSTLIKCVNGLVPFEQGSITVDGVSVSDKKTDLPMLRARIGMVFQNFELYPHMTALENVSLAQIHVLKRSRAEADARSEKLLARVGLGGKLASRPSQLSGGQQQRVSIARALAMDPKAMLFDEPTSALDPEMINEVLEVMQALALEGMTMMVVTHEMGFAQRVADRVLFMDGGEILEDSPKAQFFTTPATERAKQFLTKVLTH, encoded by the coding sequence ATGATCGTTCTCGAGGACGTGCACAAATCCTATGGCAAGCAGAAGATCCTGCGCGGCTGCTCGGCTTCGGTGAAGCTCGGCGAGGTCGTGGTGGTCTGCGGCCCGTCGGGCTCCGGCAAGAGCACGCTGATCAAATGCGTCAACGGTCTCGTGCCGTTCGAGCAGGGCTCGATCACGGTCGATGGCGTCTCGGTCTCGGACAAGAAGACCGATCTTCCGATGCTGCGCGCGCGGATCGGCATGGTCTTCCAGAATTTCGAGCTCTACCCGCATATGACCGCGCTCGAGAATGTCAGCCTGGCGCAGATCCATGTGCTGAAGCGCTCGCGTGCCGAAGCCGACGCCCGCTCGGAGAAGCTCCTGGCCCGGGTCGGGCTCGGCGGCAAGCTGGCGAGCCGCCCGAGCCAGCTATCGGGAGGCCAGCAGCAGCGCGTCTCGATCGCTCGCGCTTTGGCGATGGACCCCAAGGCGATGCTGTTCGACGAGCCGACCTCGGCGCTCGACCCCGAGATGATCAACGAGGTGCTGGAGGTGATGCAGGCGCTGGCGCTGGAAGGCATGACCATGATGGTGGTGACGCATGAGATGGGCTTCGCCCAGCGCGTGGCCGACCGGGTGCTGTTCATGGATGGCGGCGAGATTCTCGAGGACTCGCCCAAAGCGCAGTTCTTCACCACCCCTGCGACGGAGCGCGCCAAGCAGTTCCTGACCAAGGTCCTGACCCACTAG
- a CDS encoding amino acid ABC transporter permease, giving the protein MSDFDWGVIARSWSFLAEGMALSALLVAVATSGGLVIGFGLALMRLSSNRLIAGPAAAYVTVMRSLPLVLVLFWFYFLVPLAIGRPIGSLASALIAFVMFEAAFYCEIIRAGINNVRQGQAEAGLATGLRRSQVMRHIVMPQALKAMTPLVLNQIIIVFQDTSLVYVVALHDFLTTASIVAARDGRPTEMYTLVAVVYLIICLSSTKALEFYRKGRAG; this is encoded by the coding sequence ATGAGCGATTTCGACTGGGGCGTCATCGCCAGATCATGGAGCTTCCTGGCCGAGGGCATGGCGCTCAGCGCCTTGCTGGTCGCGGTCGCGACCAGCGGCGGATTGGTCATCGGCTTTGGCCTTGCCTTGATGCGATTGTCGTCGAACCGGCTGATCGCGGGGCCGGCCGCGGCTTACGTCACGGTGATGCGCTCGCTACCGCTCGTCCTGGTGCTGTTCTGGTTCTATTTCCTGGTGCCGCTGGCGATCGGCCGGCCAATCGGCTCGCTCGCCTCGGCGCTGATCGCCTTCGTGATGTTCGAGGCGGCGTTCTACTGCGAGATCATTCGCGCCGGCATCAACAATGTCCGCCAGGGTCAGGCCGAGGCCGGGCTGGCGACGGGCCTGCGGCGCTCGCAGGTGATGCGCCATATCGTCATGCCGCAGGCGTTGAAGGCGATGACGCCGCTGGTGCTGAACCAGATCATCATCGTCTTCCAGGACACCTCGCTCGTCTATGTCGTGGCGCTGCATGATTTCCTGACGACGGCGAGCATCGTGGCCGCACGCGATGGGCGGCCGACGGAAATGTATACGCTCGTCGCCGTGGTCTACCTGATCATCTGCCTGTCATCGACCAAGGCGCTGGAATTCTACCGGAAAGGCCGCGCGGGATGA
- a CDS encoding enoyl-CoA hydratase/isomerase family protein, translating into MTDSLLKNDVFEAVLAAPGVVLIRIISKPLGVFTIAARRALTAFLESVQRDHGARCVVLIGSGQAFSVGSNIREFEATAAWIEEARLVETKLNETIERGPVPVIAACNGHTLGGGMVLALACDFRIAGRSASFGVPEVKLGAMATATGTQRLPMLVGRGQALRLMLTGQTIGAEEAYRIGLVEELVGDDELEARALAVAELIASQSPKAVAASRRSVSAGLRNGYQAGLLMEEEITVPLGLSDDAIEGKAAFVEKRPPRFV; encoded by the coding sequence ATGACTGACAGCCTTCTGAAGAACGATGTTTTCGAGGCGGTGCTGGCCGCGCCCGGTGTCGTCCTCATCCGCATCATCTCCAAGCCGCTCGGCGTGTTCACCATCGCGGCGCGGCGGGCGTTGACCGCCTTTCTGGAAAGCGTGCAGCGCGATCATGGCGCCCGCTGCGTCGTGCTGATCGGCAGCGGGCAGGCCTTCTCCGTTGGCTCCAATATCCGCGAATTCGAAGCCACAGCCGCCTGGATCGAAGAGGCGCGCCTGGTGGAGACGAAGCTCAACGAGACCATCGAGCGCGGCCCGGTTCCAGTGATCGCCGCCTGCAACGGGCATACGCTGGGCGGCGGCATGGTCCTGGCGCTGGCCTGCGATTTCCGCATCGCCGGCCGCAGCGCGAGCTTCGGCGTTCCCGAGGTCAAGCTCGGCGCGATGGCGACCGCGACGGGGACGCAGCGCCTGCCGATGCTGGTGGGGCGTGGCCAGGCGCTGCGCCTGATGCTGACGGGGCAGACGATCGGCGCGGAAGAGGCCTACCGGATCGGGCTGGTCGAGGAGCTCGTTGGGGATGACGAGCTCGAAGCCCGGGCGCTCGCGGTCGCGGAGCTGATCGCCAGCCAGTCGCCCAAGGCGGTCGCGGCCTCCAGGCGCAGCGTCTCGGCCGGCCTGCGCAATGGCTATCAGGCCGGGCTTCTGATGGAGGAGGAGATCACCGTGCCGCTTGGCCTCTCCGACGACGCCATCGAAGGCAAGGCCGCCTTCGTCGAGAAGCGGCCGCCACGTTTCGTTTAG
- a CDS encoding 3-ketoacyl-ACP reductase: MDRPQLGNALVTGAGRGIGRAIALALSDAGFNIIANDLAESDDLPATIATIEARGGKAVALPGDISDLSSQQALVDEAWAAFGGLHCLVNNAGISVARRDDILKVTPESYDRLMAVNLRGPFFLTQAVARKMVQAPSDRFRSIVTISSINVEFASADRAEYCISKTGLAMMSQLFAARLAGDGINAYEIRPGIIRTNMTAVAKERYDALFAEGLTPLARWGEPEDIGKAAAMLASGSLPYSTGEVVRVDGGLAVRRL, translated from the coding sequence ATGGATCGACCACAGCTCGGAAACGCCCTCGTCACGGGCGCAGGCCGCGGCATCGGCCGCGCCATCGCGCTTGCCCTGTCGGATGCCGGTTTCAACATCATTGCCAACGACTTGGCCGAATCCGATGATCTGCCCGCGACCATCGCCACAATCGAGGCGCGCGGCGGCAAGGCCGTGGCGCTGCCTGGCGACATCAGCGACCTCTCCAGCCAGCAAGCCCTGGTCGATGAGGCCTGGGCCGCCTTCGGCGGCTTGCACTGCCTCGTCAACAATGCCGGCATCTCCGTCGCCAGGCGCGATGACATCCTGAAGGTCACGCCCGAGAGCTATGACCGCTTGATGGCGGTCAATCTGCGGGGCCCCTTCTTCCTGACGCAAGCCGTCGCGCGGAAGATGGTGCAAGCCCCGTCAGACCGCTTCCGCAGCATCGTCACGATCTCCTCGATCAATGTCGAGTTCGCCTCGGCCGACCGGGCCGAGTACTGCATTTCCAAGACGGGGCTCGCGATGATGTCGCAGCTCTTCGCGGCGCGCCTCGCCGGGGACGGCATCAATGCCTACGAGATCCGCCCCGGTATCATCCGCACCAACATGACCGCCGTGGCGAAGGAGCGTTATGACGCGCTTTTCGCTGAAGGCCTCACCCCGCTCGCCCGCTGGGGCGAGCCCGAGGATATCGGCAAGGCGGCCGCGATGCTGGCCTCAGGCTCCCTGCCCTATTCGACCGGCGAGGTGGTGCGGGTCGATGGCGGCCTGGCGGTGCGCAGGCTGTGA
- a CDS encoding sugar phosphate isomerase/epimerase family protein: MSLDRCSINTATLGHRLPIEEVVDLVARFGFGAIAPWRRDLEGRSVAAIARRIREAGLVLSGYCRSTYLPAATQAQFKANVADNLRALDEAALLGAPCFVLVVGSLPAGERDLDAARAQVAEGLALLLEQARTCGVALALEPLHPMYAGDRSCVTSLAEALAICEALDPERRGGIGVAIDVYHVWWDARLSEGIRKAGEAGRISAFHLCDWLVPTRDLLLDRGMMGDGVIDIPKIRGLVERAGYRGFIETEIFSRDWWGRPEREILATCAERLTIRC, encoded by the coding sequence TTGTCTCTGGATCGCTGCTCGATCAACACGGCGACGCTCGGCCATCGCCTGCCGATCGAGGAGGTCGTCGATCTCGTCGCGCGCTTCGGCTTCGGGGCGATCGCGCCCTGGCGGCGTGATCTCGAGGGGCGCAGCGTTGCCGCCATTGCACGGCGCATTCGTGAGGCTGGCCTTGTGCTCAGCGGCTATTGCCGCAGCACCTATCTCCCGGCCGCGACGCAGGCGCAGTTCAAGGCGAATGTCGCGGATAATCTGCGCGCGCTGGACGAAGCGGCCCTGCTCGGAGCACCCTGTTTCGTGCTTGTGGTCGGTAGCCTTCCGGCCGGCGAGCGAGATCTCGATGCGGCTCGCGCGCAGGTCGCGGAAGGGCTGGCGCTGCTCCTCGAACAGGCCCGCACTTGCGGCGTCGCCCTGGCGCTGGAGCCGCTGCACCCGATGTATGCCGGCGACCGCTCCTGCGTGACGAGCCTGGCGGAAGCGCTCGCCATCTGCGAGGCGCTCGATCCCGAGCGGCGCGGCGGCATCGGGGTCGCCATCGACGTCTACCATGTCTGGTGGGATGCGCGGCTGAGTGAGGGAATCCGCAAGGCCGGGGAGGCGGGCCGGATCAGCGCCTTCCATCTCTGCGACTGGCTGGTGCCGACGCGCGATCTCCTGCTCGATCGCGGCATGATGGGCGACGGCGTGATCGATATTCCGAAGATTCGGGGGCTCGTGGAGCGGGCGGGATATCGCGGATTCATCGAGACCGAGATCTTTTCGCGGGACTGGTGGGGGCGGCCCGAGCGTGAGATCCTGGCCACCTGCGCGGAGCGCCTGACGATCCGTTGCTGA
- a CDS encoding acyl CoA:acetate/3-ketoacid CoA transferase, whose protein sequence is MNKIISATEAARFIPDGAVLAIGSSAGLNCPDHMLRAVGERFAGEGHPRNLTVFSPIAAGDMYGVKGIDHLARKGLLETILAGSFPSGPSSLPSPAIWEMIERDEVAAYNLPSGVMYDMARDAAAKRPGVLTKVGLDTFVDPRLNGGKMNAAAAKRGEVVQVVEFGGETWLHFPNHFPQVAIIRGTTADERGNISMEQEGAVLGMVDLALAARNSGGIVICQVKRTTAAGTIPAHRVHIPSTLVDYVVVDPDQAQATEILYDPAISGEVRRPISSFKPEPFSVDKVIARRAAMELMDDGAVNLGFGISALVPQILIEEGQAEAVTWVIEQGAVGGVPLTGFAFGCAANAQAIFPTPQQFTYFQGGGFDCSLLSFLEVDAFGSVNVSRLPSRPYLTAGCGGFVDITTRARKIVFSGYFTAGGLQVAAEDGGLRIRQDGKISKFVPEVGHVTFSGRNAVERGQDITYVTERCVLKLRREGLTVVEIAPGVDLERDILARAGTPLQVASDLKLMDVRLFRPEPIGLSLARKPAPVIRTGLQAA, encoded by the coding sequence ATGAACAAGATCATTTCCGCGACTGAGGCGGCGCGATTCATTCCTGATGGGGCGGTTCTGGCGATCGGCTCGTCGGCGGGACTCAACTGCCCCGACCACATGCTGAGGGCGGTCGGCGAACGCTTCGCTGGGGAGGGGCATCCGCGGAATTTGACGGTGTTCTCGCCGATCGCGGCCGGCGACATGTATGGCGTCAAGGGTATCGACCATCTGGCGCGCAAGGGCCTGCTCGAAACCATCCTCGCCGGCTCCTTTCCGAGCGGGCCGTCCTCGCTGCCGTCGCCGGCGATCTGGGAGATGATCGAGCGCGACGAGGTTGCGGCCTATAATTTGCCGTCGGGCGTGATGTACGACATGGCCCGCGACGCGGCGGCCAAGCGTCCGGGCGTGCTGACCAAGGTCGGCCTCGACACCTTCGTCGATCCGCGCCTCAACGGGGGCAAGATGAACGCGGCCGCGGCGAAGCGCGGCGAGGTGGTGCAGGTCGTCGAGTTCGGCGGCGAAACCTGGCTGCATTTCCCCAATCATTTCCCGCAGGTCGCGATCATTCGCGGGACGACGGCCGATGAGCGCGGCAATATCTCGATGGAGCAGGAGGGGGCCGTGCTCGGCATGGTCGACCTCGCGCTGGCTGCCCGCAATTCAGGCGGGATCGTGATCTGCCAGGTCAAGCGAACGACGGCTGCAGGGACGATTCCCGCCCACAGAGTCCATATCCCGTCGACGCTGGTCGATTACGTCGTCGTCGACCCCGACCAGGCCCAGGCAACGGAGATCCTCTATGATCCCGCGATCAGCGGGGAAGTCCGCCGTCCGATCAGCAGCTTCAAGCCAGAGCCCTTCAGCGTCGACAAGGTGATCGCGCGGCGCGCCGCGATGGAGCTGATGGATGACGGTGCGGTCAATCTCGGCTTCGGAATCTCGGCGCTGGTGCCGCAGATCCTGATCGAGGAAGGCCAGGCCGAGGCGGTGACCTGGGTGATCGAGCAGGGCGCCGTCGGCGGCGTTCCCCTGACGGGCTTCGCCTTCGGCTGCGCCGCCAATGCGCAGGCGATCTTCCCGACCCCGCAGCAATTCACTTACTTTCAGGGCGGCGGCTTCGACTGCTCGCTGCTCTCCTTCCTCGAGGTCGACGCCTTCGGCAGCGTGAACGTCTCGCGATTGCCGTCACGGCCCTATCTCACTGCCGGTTGCGGCGGCTTCGTCGACATCACGACGCGGGCGCGCAAGATCGTCTTCAGCGGCTATTTCACGGCGGGCGGCTTGCAGGTGGCGGCCGAGGATGGCGGTTTGCGCATCCGGCAGGACGGCAAGATTTCCAAATTCGTGCCTGAGGTCGGCCACGTCACCTTCAGCGGCCGAAACGCGGTCGAGCGGGGGCAGGACATCACCTATGTCACCGAGCGCTGCGTCCTCAAGCTGCGCCGCGAGGGTTTGACCGTGGTGGAGATCGCGCCGGGCGTCGATCTCGAACGCGACATCCTCGCCCGGGCGGGCACGCCGCTGCAGGTGGCGAGCGATCTCAAGCTGATGGATGTGCGCTTGTTCCGGCCGGAGCCGATCGGGCTCAGCCTGGCCCGCAAACCCGCCCCAGTCATTCGGACCGGCCTGCAGGCTGCGTGA
- a CDS encoding TfoX/Sxy family protein: MVASQGFAEFLREQLAPLGRVTLRRMFGKTGVFCDQVMFAVVAEDTLYFRVDAHNRAEFKEAEASPPLSYEKQGQVIDLSFWRAPERLLDEPDELVTWARSALAAARRVAVKRVSPRRV; encoded by the coding sequence ATGGTCGCCAGCCAGGGCTTCGCTGAATTCCTGCGTGAGCAGCTTGCGCCGCTCGGCCGTGTCACGCTGCGGCGCATGTTTGGCAAGACCGGTGTGTTTTGCGACCAGGTGATGTTCGCGGTGGTGGCGGAGGACACGCTCTATTTCCGGGTCGACGCTCACAACCGGGCGGAGTTCAAGGAAGCCGAAGCCTCTCCGCCGCTGAGCTATGAGAAGCAGGGGCAGGTCATAGACCTTTCCTTCTGGCGTGCGCCTGAGCGGCTGCTGGATGAGCCGGACGAGCTCGTCACTTGGGCGCGGTCGGCGCTGGCCGCGGCGCGCCGGGTCGCAGTGAAGCGTGTGTCGCCGCGCCGGGTATGA
- a CDS encoding XRE family transcriptional regulator yields MTELSAPQIGPIIQRQRKARGLTLLQLSGLSGVSKSMLSQIERGQANPTFAVLWGLTQGLKIDFAALLQGGQAVPSDTTIEIVPSEHTPEIRSTDGSCRLRILSPPSLAGTTEWYDVEIAGGGRLDSAPHAAGACEHFTALSGQFLITSGASTYPVKAGETARYPVDVPHSISNASHRPARGLMVLLYGKTGQGRPA; encoded by the coding sequence ATGACCGAGCTCAGCGCCCCGCAGATCGGCCCGATCATCCAGCGCCAGCGCAAGGCGCGCGGGCTGACGCTGCTGCAGCTTTCGGGCCTCTCGGGCGTGTCAAAATCGATGCTGTCGCAGATCGAGCGCGGGCAGGCCAACCCGACCTTCGCCGTGCTGTGGGGCCTGACGCAGGGGTTGAAGATCGATTTCGCGGCGCTGCTGCAAGGTGGGCAGGCGGTGCCAAGCGATACGACGATCGAGATCGTCCCGTCCGAGCACACGCCGGAGATCCGCAGCACTGACGGCTCCTGCCGGCTGCGCATCCTCAGCCCTCCAAGCCTGGCGGGCACGACCGAATGGTACGATGTCGAGATCGCCGGCGGCGGCAGGCTCGACAGCGCGCCACATGCGGCGGGCGCGTGCGAGCACTTCACGGCGCTGTCGGGGCAGTTCCTGATCACGAGCGGCGCATCGACCTATCCGGTCAAGGCGGGCGAGACGGCGCGCTATCCCGTCGACGTTCCCCATTCCATCAGCAATGCCTCGCACCGGCCGGCCCGCGGCCTGATGGTGCTGCTCTACGGCAAAACCGGACAGGGCAGGCCAGCTTGA